One window from the genome of Lentibacillus daqui encodes:
- a CDS encoding LemA family protein: MVATIIIIAIVVIIILFTIVSYNGLVKYRNWIQEAWSQIDVQLKRRHDLIPNLVNTVKGYAKHEKETLEKVVQARSQLVNGTPQERIEADNQIQGALKSIFALSESYPDLKANQNFLNLQEELTTTENKVAYSRQLYNKTVADYNIKRESFPTNILAGMFNFRREELLSIPEADREVPNVTF; this comes from the coding sequence GTGGTAGCAACCATTATTATCATTGCTATTGTAGTGATTATTATTCTCTTTACCATTGTGTCCTATAATGGTTTAGTCAAATATCGAAATTGGATACAAGAAGCGTGGAGTCAAATTGATGTGCAATTGAAACGCCGTCATGATCTGATCCCTAATCTTGTCAATACAGTCAAAGGATATGCCAAGCATGAGAAAGAGACCTTGGAGAAAGTTGTGCAGGCGCGCAGTCAATTGGTCAATGGTACACCACAGGAGCGAATTGAGGCAGATAATCAAATCCAGGGTGCTTTAAAATCGATTTTTGCTTTATCAGAGTCCTATCCGGATTTAAAGGCCAATCAAAATTTCCTGAACCTCCAGGAGGAACTCACAACGACAGAGAACAAAGTCGCTTATTCAAGACAATTATATAATAAGACAGTTGCTGATTATAATATTAAGCGGGAATCTTTCCCAACCAATATATTAGCTGGTATGTTTAATTTTCGCCGGGAAGAGTTATTATCCATTCCGGAAGCGGATCGTGAAGTACCTAATGTAACTTTTTAG